The DNA segment TTTGTGTGGCTTGAGTCGCGCTCCCAACTGCCGAAGTTTTAAATCCCTTGCAGATTATGGTTTTTGTGCTGCTAAAAAACAGACGTACTATGGGTTTCATGGGCATTTAATCGTTAGTGGCACAGGAGTTATTAGTGGGTTTACCCTGACTCCGGCAAATGGCAGTGAACGGGACGCACTTTGGGATTTAATCACGCGAATTAAAGGTTTATTAATCGGAGATAAGGGCTATTTAAGTCAGTTCTTGTCAGGAGAACTTAAAGAAGTGGGTATTACTTTACAAACCCCTTTGCGTTCTAATATGTCTGACTCTCGTAGCCGATCTTCAGTGCGATTAATGCAACGCTTTCGTCGCCTAATTGAAACAGTAATTGGTCAATTAGTTGAGAGATTTCATATAGAGAAGATTCGAGCGAGAGATATGTGGCATCTTACCAGTCGGCTCAATCGCAAGATTTTAGCTCATACCGTCTGTTTCTGGCTTAATCGCCACAATTGTGACCCTCTTCAGTTCGACGATCTTGTTACAGAATATTAAGTCGCA comes from the Nostoc sp. PCC 7120 = FACHB-418 genome and includes:
- a CDS encoding IS982-like element ISNsp1 family transposase — its product is MFSIEEFIIAVFCCVDDVLMEITQIYPIKRRGFAPSLRESEVLTMEVVAEFLGIDADKDIWKYFHRHWLGLFPQLKSRYAFIRQAANCWQYKELIQQKLAQYLGAYSDQLHLIDGLPIPLCGLSRAPNCRSFKSLADYGFCAAKKQTYYGFHGHLIVSGTGVISGFTLTPANGSERDALWDLITRIKGLLIGDKGYLSQFLSGELKEVGITLQTPLRSNMSDSRSRSSVRLMQRFRRLIETVIGQLVERFHIEKIRARDMWHLTSRLNRKILAHTVCFWLNRHNCDPLQFDDLVTEY